In Patescibacteria group bacterium, a single window of DNA contains:
- a CDS encoding DUF3108 domain-containing protein — MFFTIYFLIASSLGEIDLNQVNSHNLFKEGKEEVYSIRYRWLMQDIAVGTLKTRFNGKFAMNGNTIWNFYAEAKSNEMANNLKQPFCVTMESWVDQSFKSLRFNKTEDWHGRKKKIQICIDQFNNRGSWDVSYSKDKNDFFTGEILPSSRDLLALLYLLKAIPAESLGVGKSWSINMVRENKSKTDSLYSDSLQAMISAIEIITIQGRETKCFVFEIEYRENNFLGSTEKIKIWLNRRHRIMMLQRGNFTLVLKK; from the coding sequence ATGTTTTTTACAATCTATTTCTTGATTGCTTCAAGTTTGGGAGAAATTGATTTGAATCAGGTAAATTCGCATAATCTGTTTAAAGAGGGGAAAGAAGAAGTTTATTCCATTAGATATAGATGGTTGATGCAAGATATCGCCGTTGGGACTCTTAAGACACGATTTAATGGCAAATTTGCCATGAATGGAAATACTATTTGGAATTTTTATGCAGAAGCGAAGAGCAATGAAATGGCGAATAATCTTAAACAACCTTTCTGCGTAACAATGGAGTCATGGGTGGATCAAAGTTTTAAAAGTTTACGTTTTAATAAAACGGAAGATTGGCATGGACGGAAAAAGAAGATACAGATTTGTATAGATCAGTTTAATAATCGGGGAAGTTGGGATGTATCTTATTCGAAGGATAAAAATGATTTTTTTACGGGAGAAATTCTGCCAAGTTCACGAGATTTATTGGCCCTGCTCTATCTTCTTAAAGCTATTCCTGCTGAAAGTTTAGGGGTTGGCAAGAGTTGGAGCATTAACATGGTCAGAGAGAATAAATCTAAAACAGATTCTTTATATTCTGATTCTTTGCAAGCCATGATTTCAGCCATAGAAATAATAACAATTCAGGGAAGAGAAACAAAGTGTTTTGTTTTTGAAATTGAATATAGAGAAAACAATTTTCTCGGTTCAACTGAGAAAATAAAAATTTGGCTAAACAGAAGACATCGAATTATGATGCTTCAGAGGGGGAATTTCACTTTGGTTTTAAAAAAATAA
- the ftsW gene encoding putative lipid II flippase FtsW, giving the protein MIKTKIHQPDYIIIINLAILIILGLIILTSASYFTACERFDNCYFYLTHQILNGLLPGLFIFWLLARFDYHHLKKISFYLLIFSLIILALVLVPGIGFAKEGVSRWIKIGGFNFQPSEFIKLSFLIYLAAWFSGHQDKFKNIKEVFIPFVLFLVIISVLIIFQPDIGTLLVIIISALVVYFIAGAPWKHLGFIIMGGLISLIALIKIAPYRFDRVMVFLHPEADLQGIGYHINQAILAIGSGGIFGRGLGHSYQKINYLPEVVGDSIFAVMAEELGFISMLIVVGLYIYLAIRIFRLANLNRDNFGKLLTVGIGSWFIFQSLINMAAMLRLLPLTGIPLPFVSYGGTSFCVFMAAFGILVNISKQTDVLT; this is encoded by the coding sequence ATGATCAAAACAAAAATTCATCAACCTGATTATATTATTATCATTAACCTGGCAATTTTGATTATTTTGGGATTGATTATTCTTACTTCGGCCAGTTATTTTACTGCCTGTGAAAGATTTGATAATTGTTATTTTTATTTAACGCATCAAATCCTTAACGGTTTATTGCCGGGTTTATTTATTTTTTGGCTTCTGGCTCGTTTTGACTATCATCATTTAAAAAAAATTTCTTTTTACTTGCTTATTTTTTCACTTATAATATTGGCCTTGGTTCTGGTGCCGGGCATAGGTTTTGCCAAAGAAGGGGTAAGTCGGTGGATAAAAATAGGCGGCTTTAATTTTCAACCGTCAGAATTTATAAAATTATCATTTCTGATTTATTTGGCAGCTTGGTTCTCCGGTCATCAAGATAAATTCAAAAACATTAAAGAAGTTTTTATACCATTTGTTCTTTTTTTAGTTATTATCAGCGTTCTTATTATTTTTCAGCCGGATATAGGAACTTTATTGGTGATTATTATAAGTGCCCTGGTTGTTTATTTCATTGCCGGCGCGCCTTGGAAACATTTGGGTTTTATAATAATGGGCGGACTTATATCTTTAATAGCTTTAATTAAAATAGCTCCTTATCGTTTTGACAGAGTAATGGTATTTCTTCATCCTGAAGCGGACCTTCAAGGTATAGGTTATCATATTAATCAGGCGATTTTGGCCATTGGTTCAGGAGGAATTTTTGGTCGGGGATTGGGACATTCGTATCAAAAAATTAATTATTTGCCCGAAGTGGTCGGTGATTCAATTTTTGCCGTGATGGCCGAAGAGCTGGGCTTTATTTCAATGTTGATAGTGGTGGGATTATATATTTATTTGGCTATTCGTATTTTCAGATTAGCCAATTTAAATCGTGATAATTTTGGAAAATTATTGACAGTCGGCATCGGTTCTTGGTTTATTTTTCAATCATTAATCAATATGGCTGCGATGTTAAGACTTTTGCCTTTGACCGGCATTCCTTTGCCTTTTGTCAGTTATGGCGGCACAAGTTTTTGCGTTTTTATGGCTGCTTTTGGAATTTTGGTTAATATTTCAAAACAAACAGACGTCTTGACATAA